The following are encoded together in the Nymphaea colorata isolate Beijing-Zhang1983 chromosome 14, ASM883128v2, whole genome shotgun sequence genome:
- the LOC116267783 gene encoding NAC domain-containing protein 21/22-like, with amino-acid sequence MNFLTLTESKLPPGFRFHPRDDELVCDYLARKIAKHESDDVPTMVEVDLNRCEPWDLPSSARVGGREWYFFSQRDRKYATGLRTNRATISGYWKATGKDRQVHDVRTGHLVGMRKTLVFYEGRAPKGKKTDWVMHEFRMEGSSPSPTAAPFKEDWVLCRVFHKNRGSATRSNAESNSYEETSSCSLPALIDHPFNVNPQSGDCEHGPCFSNLLQPQTSHFGIMGDVGSSLNPMPSFEDSFAGDSSVLKAVLDQLTKTDGGVKLEAPPVTGEGSFSRSTQQLFNHDNYLSEIGLQDMWNNYDGH; translated from the exons ATGAATTTCTTGACCCTCACAGAGTCGAAGCTTCCTCCTGGCTTCAGGTTCCACCCTCGAGACGACGAGCTCGTCTGCGACTACCTCGCCAGGAAGATCGCCAAGCACGAGTCCGACGATGTTCCCACCATGGTTGAGGTCGACCTCAACAGGTGTGAACCTTGGGACCTCCCCT CATCGGCGAGGGTGGGAGGCAGAGAGTGGTACTTTTTCAGCCAGAGGGATCGAAAGTATGCGACGGGGTTGCGGACGAACCGGGCGACCATATCAGGCTACTGGAAGGCGACGGGGAAGGACAGGCAGGTGCACGATGTAAGAACAGGGCACTTGGTGGGGATGAGGAAAACGCTGGTTTTCTACGAGGGAAGAGCACCTAAAGGGAAGAAGACAGACTGGGTGATGCACGAATTCAGAATGGAAGGCTCCTCGCCGTCGCCTACAGCTGCACCCTTCAAG GAAGATTGGGTTTTATGTAGAGTTTTCCACAAGAACAGAGGGTCTGCAACAAGATCCAACGCAGAGAGCAATAGCTATGAAGAGACAAGCTCATGCTCCCTCCCGGCACTGATAGATCACCCCTTCAATGTCAACCCGCAATCAGGGGATTGTGAGCATGGACCCTGCTTCTCCAACCTCCTCCAACCTCAAACATCCCATTTTGGAATTATGGGTGATGTCGGTTCCTCCTTGAATCCCATGCCTAGTTTTGAGGACAGCTTTGCTGGTGACAGTAGTGTCCTAAAGGCTGTTTTAGATCAGCTAACCAAAACTGATGGCGGTGTGAAGTTAGAGGCGCCTCCAGTTACAGGGGAAGGGAGCTTCAGCAGGTCCACTCAGCAATTATTCAACCATGACAATTATCTATCAGAAATTGGTTTGCAGGACATGTGGAACAACTATGATGGCCATTAA